A window of the Pseudomonas furukawaii genome harbors these coding sequences:
- a CDS encoding valine--tRNA ligase, translated as MDKTYQPHAIETSWYQTWEKNNYFAPQGSGEPYTIMIPPPNVTGSLHMGHGFNNAIMDALIRFRRMQGRNTLWQPGTDHAGIATQMVVERQLAAQGVSRHDLGREKFLDKVWEWKEESGGTITRQIRRLGSSVDWSRERFTMDDGLSEAVKEAFVRLFDDGLIYRGKRLVNWDTKFHTAISDLEVENHDEKGHLWNLRYPLADGHKTADGKDYLIVATTRPETMLGDSAVAVHPEDERYKALIGTFVELPLVGRRIPIVADDYCDPEFGTGCVKITPAHDFNDYEVGKRHNLPLINIFDKNAAVLATAQVFNLDGSVNHDLDASLPAEFAGLDRFEARKRIVAAFEQLGLLEKIEDHALKVPKGDRSGTVIEPWLTDQWYVSTKPLAEPAIAAVEDGRIQFVPKQYENMYFSWMRDIQDWCISRQLWWGHRIPAWYDEAGNVYVGRDEAEVRAKHNLGDQPLRQDEDVLDTWFSSGLWTFSTLGWPEQTEYLKTFHPTDVLVTGFDIIFFWVARMIMLTLHLVKNEDGTPQVPFKTVYVHGLVRDSQGHKMSKSKGNVLDPLDIVDGIDLDTLLEKRTSGMMQPKLAEKIAKQTRAEFPDGINSYGTDALRFTFCSLASTGRDIKFDMGRVEGYRNFCNKLWNAANFVIENTDGQDTGVNGEAVDLSSVDRWIISQLQRTEAEVTRQLDAFRFDLATQALYEFVWDEYCSWYLELVKPVLWDENAPIERQRGTRRTLVRVLEVILRLAHPFMPFITEEIWQRIKAQAGVSGDTLMLQPWPVANESRIDAAAEGDIEWVKTLMLGVRQIRGEMKISMAKRIDVVLANASDEDLRRLNENGPLLNKLAKFESVRVLASGEEAPMSATALVGDMQVLVPMAGLIDKDAELARLDKEIQRLDGEVKRVGGKLANEGFVAKAPAEVLDKERAKLAEAEQALARLAEQREKIANL; from the coding sequence ATGGACAAGACCTACCAGCCCCACGCCATCGAAACTTCCTGGTACCAGACTTGGGAGAAGAACAACTACTTCGCCCCGCAAGGTTCCGGCGAGCCCTACACCATCATGATCCCGCCGCCGAACGTCACCGGCAGCCTGCACATGGGACACGGCTTCAACAACGCGATCATGGACGCCCTGATCCGCTTCCGCCGCATGCAGGGTCGCAACACCCTCTGGCAGCCGGGCACCGACCATGCCGGCATCGCCACCCAGATGGTGGTGGAGCGCCAGCTGGCCGCCCAGGGCGTGAGCCGCCATGACCTAGGCCGCGAGAAGTTCCTCGACAAGGTCTGGGAGTGGAAGGAAGAGTCCGGCGGCACCATCACCCGGCAGATCCGTCGCCTCGGCTCCTCCGTCGACTGGTCCCGCGAGCGCTTCACCATGGACGACGGTCTCTCCGAAGCGGTCAAGGAAGCCTTCGTCCGCCTGTTCGACGATGGCCTGATCTACCGTGGCAAGCGCCTGGTCAACTGGGACACCAAGTTCCACACCGCCATCTCCGACCTCGAAGTGGAAAACCATGACGAGAAAGGCCACCTGTGGAACCTGCGCTACCCCCTGGCCGACGGCCACAAGACCGCTGACGGCAAGGACTACCTGATCGTCGCCACCACCCGCCCGGAAACCATGCTGGGTGACAGCGCCGTCGCCGTGCATCCGGAGGACGAGCGCTACAAGGCCCTGATCGGCACCTTCGTCGAACTGCCCCTGGTGGGTCGTCGCATCCCCATCGTCGCCGACGACTACTGCGACCCCGAGTTCGGCACCGGCTGCGTGAAGATCACCCCGGCCCACGACTTCAACGACTACGAAGTCGGCAAGCGCCACAACCTGCCGCTGATCAACATCTTCGACAAGAACGCCGCCGTGCTCGCCACCGCCCAGGTGTTCAACCTCGACGGCAGCGTCAACCACGACCTCGACGCCAGCCTCCCGGCCGAGTTCGCCGGCCTCGACCGCTTCGAAGCCCGCAAGCGGATCGTCGCCGCCTTCGAACAGCTCGGCCTGCTGGAAAAGATCGAAGACCACGCGCTGAAAGTGCCCAAGGGCGACCGCTCCGGCACCGTCATCGAGCCCTGGCTCACCGACCAGTGGTACGTTTCCACCAAGCCCCTGGCCGAGCCCGCCATCGCCGCCGTGGAAGACGGCCGTATCCAGTTCGTGCCCAAGCAGTACGAGAACATGTACTTCTCCTGGATGCGTGACATCCAGGACTGGTGCATCAGCCGGCAGCTCTGGTGGGGCCACCGCATCCCCGCCTGGTACGACGAGGCCGGCAACGTCTACGTCGGCCGCGACGAGGCCGAAGTCCGCGCCAAGCACAACCTGGGCGACCAGCCGCTGCGCCAGGACGAGGACGTGCTGGACACCTGGTTCAGCTCCGGCCTGTGGACCTTCTCCACCCTCGGCTGGCCGGAACAGACCGAGTACCTCAAGACCTTCCACCCCACCGACGTCCTGGTCACCGGCTTCGACATCATCTTCTTCTGGGTCGCCCGCATGATCATGCTGACCCTGCACCTGGTGAAGAACGAGGATGGCACCCCGCAGGTTCCGTTCAAGACCGTCTACGTCCACGGCCTGGTACGCGACTCCCAGGGCCACAAGATGTCCAAGTCCAAGGGCAACGTGCTGGACCCGCTGGACATCGTCGACGGCATCGATCTCGACACCCTGCTGGAGAAACGCACCAGCGGCATGATGCAGCCCAAGCTGGCCGAGAAGATCGCCAAGCAGACCCGCGCCGAATTCCCCGATGGCATCAACAGCTACGGCACCGACGCCCTGCGCTTCACCTTCTGCTCCCTGGCCTCCACCGGCCGCGACATCAAGTTCGACATGGGCCGGGTCGAGGGCTACCGCAACTTCTGCAACAAGCTGTGGAACGCCGCCAACTTCGTCATCGAGAACACCGACGGCCAGGACACCGGCGTCAACGGCGAAGCCGTGGACCTCTCCTCGGTCGACCGCTGGATCATCAGCCAGCTGCAGCGCACCGAAGCCGAAGTCACCCGCCAGCTCGACGCCTTCCGCTTCGACCTGGCCACCCAGGCCCTCTACGAGTTCGTCTGGGACGAGTACTGCTCCTGGTACCTCGAACTGGTCAAGCCGGTGCTCTGGGACGAGAACGCTCCCATCGAGCGCCAGCGCGGCACCCGCCGCACCCTGGTACGCGTGCTGGAGGTCATCCTGCGCCTGGCCCACCCCTTCATGCCCTTCATCACCGAAGAGATCTGGCAGCGCATCAAGGCCCAGGCCGGCGTCAGCGGCGACACCCTGATGCTGCAACCCTGGCCGGTGGCCAACGAAAGCCGCATCGACGCTGCCGCCGAAGGCGACATCGAATGGGTCAAGACGCTGATGCTCGGCGTGCGCCAGATCCGTGGCGAGATGAAGATCTCCATGGCCAAGCGCATCGACGTGGTCCTGGCCAACGCCAGTGACGAAGACCTGCGCCGCCTGAATGAGAACGGACCGCTGCTGAACAAGCTGGCCAAGTTCGAATCCGTCCGCGTCCTGGCCAGCGGCGAGGAAGCCCCCATGTCCGCCACCGCCCTGGTGGGCGACATGCAGGTGCTGGTGCCCATGGCCGGCCTGATCGACAAGGACGCCGAACTGGCGCGCCTGGACAAGGAGATTCAGCGCCTGGACGGCGAGGTCAAGCGCGTCGGCGGCAAGCTCGCCAACGAAGGCTTCGTCGCCAAGGCCCCGGCCGAGGTGCTCGACAAGGAGCGCGCCAAGCTGGCCGAAGCCGAACAGGCACTGGCCAGGCTGGCCGAGCAGCGCGAGAAGATCGCCAACCTGTAA
- the lptG gene encoding LPS export ABC transporter permease LptG has protein sequence MVRLDRYIGTSVFFGILAVLGVIVSLAALFAFIDELGDVEGSYDVFAAAWYVFLTLPRRLYDMLPMAALIGSLIGLGTLASSSELTVMRAAGVSIGRIVWAVMKPMLVLMVVGVLIGEYLAPWSENLAQANRSMAQGGGDAQSSKRGLWHRQGEEFVHINAVQPNGVLYGVTRYRFDGERRMQSASFARRALFQGDHWQLENVATTHFRGDHTEVVNSPSERWDVELNPQLLGTVVMEPEALSITGLWRYIHYLADQGLNNGRYWLAFWTKVLQPLVTAALVLMAISFIFGPLRSVTLGQRVFTGVVIGFVVRISQDLLGPSSLVFGFSPLFAVLVPAGICALAGLWLLRRAG, from the coding sequence ATGGTTAGGTTGGATCGTTACATCGGCACCAGCGTGTTCTTTGGCATCCTCGCGGTGCTGGGCGTCATCGTCAGCCTGGCGGCGCTGTTCGCTTTCATCGATGAGCTGGGCGATGTCGAAGGTAGCTACGACGTGTTCGCCGCGGCCTGGTATGTCTTCCTGACCCTGCCGCGCCGGCTCTACGACATGCTGCCGATGGCGGCGCTGATCGGCAGCCTGATTGGTCTGGGCACACTGGCCAGCAGCAGCGAACTCACTGTGATGCGAGCTGCGGGCGTGTCCATTGGGCGCATCGTCTGGGCCGTGATGAAGCCCATGCTGGTGCTGATGGTCGTCGGCGTGCTGATCGGCGAGTACCTGGCGCCCTGGAGCGAGAACCTGGCCCAGGCCAATCGCTCCATGGCCCAGGGCGGTGGTGACGCCCAGAGCTCGAAGCGCGGCCTCTGGCACCGCCAGGGTGAGGAGTTCGTGCACATCAACGCCGTCCAGCCCAATGGCGTGCTCTATGGCGTGACCCGTTATCGTTTCGATGGTGAGCGCCGCATGCAGTCTGCGAGCTTCGCCCGGCGTGCCTTGTTCCAGGGCGATCACTGGCAATTGGAGAATGTGGCCACCACCCACTTTCGTGGCGATCACACCGAAGTGGTGAACAGTCCCAGTGAGCGCTGGGACGTGGAGTTGAATCCGCAACTGCTGGGCACCGTGGTGATGGAGCCCGAGGCCCTGTCCATCACCGGTTTGTGGCGCTACATCCACTACCTGGCCGATCAAGGCCTGAACAACGGGCGCTACTGGCTGGCGTTCTGGACCAAGGTCCTGCAGCCGCTGGTCACTGCAGCCCTGGTGCTGATGGCGATTTCCTTCATTTTCGGCCCCTTGCGCTCGGTCACCCTGGGGCAGCGTGTGTTCACCGGTGTGGTGATCGGCTTCGTGGTGCGTATCAGTCAGGATCTGCTCGGTCCATCGAGCCTGGTGTTCGGCTTCTCGCCGCTGTTCGCGGTGCTGGTGCCGGCGGGCATCTGCGCCTTGGCGGGGCTCTGGTTGCTCCGTCGGGCGGGGTGA
- a CDS encoding DNA polymerase III subunit chi, which yields MRIEFYVLSSASPADRLRAACQLAAKGWRHGLPVLMRCADAAQRDELDQLLWRFRAESFIPHGLIEDDPDGPVVLALDEAPTVQQGLLINLASSLSPHIEHFSRIIEIVNQEPALLAACRENFRTYRQRGYDPKRVEL from the coding sequence GTGAGGATCGAGTTCTACGTGCTCTCCTCGGCCAGCCCGGCGGACCGCCTGCGTGCGGCCTGCCAGTTGGCCGCCAAGGGCTGGCGGCATGGGCTGCCGGTCCTGATGCGCTGCGCGGATGCCGCCCAGCGCGACGAACTGGACCAGTTGCTCTGGCGCTTCCGCGCCGAGAGCTTCATCCCTCACGGCCTCATCGAGGATGACCCCGACGGCCCCGTGGTGCTGGCGCTGGACGAGGCACCGACCGTCCAGCAGGGCCTGCTGATCAACCTCGCATCCAGCCTGTCGCCCCACATCGAGCACTTCAGCCGCATCATCGAGATCGTCAATCAGGAACCCGCCCTGCTTGCCGCCTGCCGGGAGAATTTCCGCACCTACCGCCAGCGGGGCTATGATCCGAAACGAGTCGAACTCTAG
- a CDS encoding RDD family protein, which translates to MPKHQLRPQGDFPAVGLVRRLAAIFYDFLLCVALLMVVTLIYQQVVLRLIYGGERLRQLADQGLLAHDPVLSTLLVFALFGFFAKFWTHNGQTLGMQVWGIRVQNQDGSAITLWQALLRFVIAIASWLALGLGFLWSLWDKEKRTWHDIYSESRVVRLPKEAHKKK; encoded by the coding sequence ATGCCGAAACATCAGTTGCGCCCCCAGGGCGACTTCCCCGCCGTCGGGCTGGTTCGCCGCCTCGCCGCGATCTTCTACGACTTCCTCCTCTGCGTCGCACTGCTCATGGTGGTCACCCTGATCTACCAACAGGTGGTTCTCCGCCTGATCTACGGTGGCGAACGCCTGCGCCAGCTGGCCGATCAGGGCCTGCTGGCCCACGACCCGGTCCTCTCCACACTCCTGGTGTTCGCCCTGTTCGGTTTCTTCGCGAAGTTCTGGACCCACAATGGCCAGACCCTCGGCATGCAAGTCTGGGGCATCCGTGTGCAGAACCAGGACGGCTCCGCAATCACCCTCTGGCAGGCCCTTCTGCGCTTCGTCATCGCCATCGCGTCCTGGCTGGCACTGGGCCTTGGCTTCTTGTGGAGCCTCTGGGACAAGGAAAAGCGGACCTGGCATGACATCTACTCGGAATCCCGGGTCGTGCGCCTGCCAAAGGAAGCGCACAAGAAGAAGTAA
- a CDS encoding SLC13 family permease — protein sequence MNLDLLMVLGLLAVAVTLFILNRPRMDVVALLVMVALPLTGVLDIQHTLAGFSDPSVVLIAALFVIGDGLVRTGIAYRLGDWLVARAGSSETRLLVLLMLAAAGLGSVMSSTGVVAIFIPVALGVAARLKIPPARLMMPLAFAGLISGMLTLVATAPNLVVHSELRRAGLDGFGFFSLTPVGLAVLALGVLYMLATRRWLTPRGRDQADAAPRLTLTDLATAYDLNQRERRLRVRPDSPLARQALNELELRKQYGINVIAVERQQRFRTLLLMATGNTLLEPGDVLLVDLASPAIGLLGAYQELGLEPLPLTASYYSLHAHQLGLAEVAFPPESSLPGKTIQALGFRTRHKLNVVGLRRQGRALDGLLVDEKLKTSDTLLVAGDWRAIHQLQGKSRDFLVLSLPAEVDEVAPTARKAPYALLSLAVMIVLMVSGLVPNVMAALIGCLLMGAFRCIDLDSAYRAIHWPTLVLIVGMLPFAQALQQTGGIDLAVKGLVALLGNAGPYAMLACLFAATSLIGLFISNTATAVLMAPVAIGTAQQLGLSPYPFAMIVALAASAAFMTPISSPVNTLVVGPGQYRFGDFVRVGVPFTVLVMIVSVFMVPLVFPL from the coding sequence TTGAACCTCGATCTGCTGATGGTCCTCGGCCTGCTGGCGGTTGCCGTCACCCTCTTCATCCTCAACAGGCCGCGCATGGACGTGGTCGCCCTGCTGGTGATGGTCGCCCTGCCGCTGACCGGCGTGCTGGACATCCAGCACACCCTGGCCGGCTTCAGCGACCCCAGCGTGGTGTTGATCGCCGCGCTCTTCGTCATCGGCGACGGCCTGGTCCGGACCGGCATCGCCTATCGCCTGGGGGACTGGCTGGTGGCCAGGGCCGGCAGCAGCGAGACCCGCCTGCTGGTGCTGCTGATGCTGGCCGCCGCCGGGCTGGGCTCGGTGATGAGCTCCACCGGCGTGGTGGCCATCTTCATCCCGGTGGCCCTGGGCGTCGCCGCGCGACTCAAGATTCCCCCGGCGCGCCTGATGATGCCGCTGGCCTTCGCCGGCCTCATCAGCGGCATGCTCACCCTGGTGGCCACCGCCCCCAACCTGGTGGTCCACAGCGAACTGCGCCGCGCCGGTCTCGACGGCTTTGGCTTCTTCAGCCTGACGCCGGTAGGGCTGGCGGTGCTGGCACTGGGCGTGCTGTACATGCTGGCGACCCGCCGCTGGCTCACCCCGAGGGGCCGAGACCAGGCCGATGCGGCGCCGCGCCTGACCCTGACGGACCTCGCCACCGCCTACGACCTGAACCAACGCGAGCGCCGGCTGCGGGTCCGCCCCGACTCGCCCCTGGCACGCCAGGCGCTGAACGAACTGGAGCTGCGCAAGCAGTACGGCATCAACGTCATCGCCGTGGAGCGCCAGCAGCGCTTCCGTACCCTGCTGCTGATGGCCACCGGCAACACCCTGCTGGAGCCCGGCGACGTCCTCCTGGTGGACCTGGCCAGCCCCGCCATCGGCCTGCTCGGCGCCTACCAGGAGCTGGGCCTGGAACCCCTGCCGTTGACGGCCTCCTACTACAGCCTGCATGCCCATCAGCTGGGTCTGGCCGAAGTCGCCTTCCCGCCCGAATCCAGCCTCCCCGGCAAGACCATCCAGGCGTTGGGCTTCCGCACCCGGCACAAGCTCAACGTGGTCGGCCTGCGCCGCCAGGGCCGCGCGCTGGACGGACTGCTGGTGGACGAGAAGCTCAAGACCTCGGACACCCTGCTGGTGGCGGGTGACTGGCGGGCGATCCACCAGCTCCAGGGCAAGAGCCGGGACTTCCTGGTCCTGAGCCTGCCCGCCGAGGTGGACGAAGTGGCGCCCACCGCCCGCAAGGCGCCCTACGCGCTGCTCAGCCTGGCGGTGATGATCGTCCTGATGGTCAGCGGGCTGGTGCCCAACGTGATGGCGGCACTGATCGGCTGCCTGCTGATGGGCGCCTTCCGCTGCATCGACCTGGACAGCGCCTATCGCGCCATCCACTGGCCCACGCTGGTGCTGATCGTCGGCATGCTGCCCTTCGCCCAGGCGCTGCAGCAGACCGGCGGAATCGACCTGGCGGTGAAGGGACTGGTGGCCCTGCTGGGCAACGCCGGCCCTTACGCCATGCTGGCCTGCCTCTTCGCCGCGACCTCCCTGATCGGCCTGTTCATCTCCAACACCGCCACCGCCGTGCTGATGGCGCCGGTGGCCATAGGCACCGCCCAGCAACTGGGCCTGTCGCCCTACCCCTTCGCCATGATCGTCGCACTGGCGGCCTCGGCGGCCTTCATGACGCCCATTTCCTCCCCGGTGAACACCCTGGTGGTGGGACCGGGGCAGTACCGCTTCGGCGACTTCGTGAGGGTCGGCGTGCCCTTCACGGTGCTGGTGATGATCGTCAGCGTCTTCATGGTGCCCCTGGTATTCCCGCTCTGA
- a CDS encoding winged helix-turn-helix domain-containing protein yields the protein METSKTKTSFYRRLYVAWLIDSGAATSVPAIMDATGMPRRTAQDTLSALGELDIECHFAQAEGERNNAGHYEIRDWGAIDKRWIATNLHQIKAVLGYP from the coding sequence ATGGAAACCAGCAAGACCAAGACCAGCTTCTATCGCCGCCTCTACGTCGCCTGGCTGATCGACAGCGGCGCCGCCACCAGCGTCCCGGCGATCATGGACGCCACCGGCATGCCCCGGCGCACCGCCCAGGACACCCTCTCCGCCCTGGGCGAACTGGATATCGAATGCCACTTCGCCCAGGCCGAGGGCGAACGCAACAACGCCGGCCACTACGAAATCCGCGACTGGGGCGCCATCGACAAGCGCTGGATCGCCACTAACCTGCATCAGATCAAGGCGGTCCTCGGCTATCCCTGA
- a CDS encoding cold-shock protein yields MSNRQTGTVKWFNDEKGFGFITPESGPDLFVHFRAIEGSGFRSLKEGQKVSFEAVQGQKGMQADKVQVIN; encoded by the coding sequence ATGTCGAATCGTCAAACCGGCACCGTCAAGTGGTTCAACGACGAGAAAGGTTTTGGTTTCATCACTCCGGAAAGCGGCCCGGATCTGTTCGTTCACTTCCGCGCCATCGAAGGCTCCGGCTTCCGCAGCCTGAAAGAAGGCCAGAAGGTTTCCTTCGAAGCCGTTCAAGGCCAGAAAGGCATGCAGGCTGACAAGGTTCAGGTCATCAACTGA
- a CDS encoding leucyl aminopeptidase, with protein sequence MEFLVKSARLETLKTSTLVVAVGEGRKLGEAAKAVDAAADGAITTLLKRGDLAGKVGQTLLLHSLPNLKADRVLLVGSGKERELSDRQFRKLIAAVNGVLKGLGGSDAALALGELQVKGRDAYGKARLMVETLADGTYLFDRFKSQKADAPVLKKITLLGEKADVAELERGSAHAQAIAKGMAFTRDLGNLPPNLCHPSYLAEEAKALAKEHKHLKVDVLDEKKLKELGAGAFLAVAQGSEQPPRMIVLHYQGGKKDDKPFVLVGKGITFDTGGISIKPAAGMDEMKYDMCGAASVLGTFRALLELQLPINVVGLLACAENMPSGRATRPGDIVTTMSGQTVEILNTDAEGRLVLCDTLTYAERFKPQAVIDIATLTGACIVALGSNTSGLMGNDDALVKQILKAGEYSDDRAWQLPLFDEYQEQLDSPFADIANIGGPKAGTITAGCFLSRFAKKFHWAHLDIAGTAWVSGGKEKGATGRPVPLLTQYLLDRSQ encoded by the coding sequence ATGGAATTCCTCGTCAAAAGCGCCCGCCTGGAAACCCTTAAAACCTCCACCCTGGTCGTCGCCGTCGGCGAAGGCCGCAAGTTGGGTGAGGCCGCCAAGGCGGTCGACGCGGCTGCCGATGGTGCCATCACCACCCTGCTCAAGCGCGGCGACCTGGCGGGCAAGGTCGGCCAGACCCTGCTCCTGCACAGCCTCCCCAACCTCAAGGCCGATCGCGTGCTGCTGGTGGGCAGCGGCAAGGAGCGCGAACTCTCTGACCGCCAATTCCGCAAATTGATCGCTGCAGTCAACGGCGTGCTCAAGGGCCTGGGCGGCAGTGACGCCGCGCTCGCCCTGGGCGAGCTGCAGGTGAAGGGCCGCGACGCCTATGGCAAAGCCCGCCTGATGGTGGAAACCCTGGCCGATGGCACCTACCTGTTCGACCGCTTCAAGAGCCAGAAGGCCGACGCCCCTGTACTGAAGAAAATCACCCTGCTGGGCGAGAAAGCCGACGTCGCCGAACTGGAGCGTGGCAGCGCCCACGCCCAGGCCATCGCCAAGGGCATGGCCTTTACCAGGGACCTTGGCAACCTGCCGCCGAACCTCTGCCACCCCAGCTACCTCGCCGAAGAGGCCAAGGCCCTGGCCAAGGAACACAAGCACCTCAAGGTCGACGTGCTGGACGAGAAGAAACTCAAGGAACTCGGCGCGGGTGCCTTCCTCGCCGTGGCCCAGGGCAGCGAGCAACCGCCACGGATGATCGTGCTCCACTACCAGGGCGGCAAGAAGGACGACAAACCCTTCGTCCTGGTGGGCAAGGGCATCACCTTCGACACCGGCGGCATCAGCATCAAGCCCGCAGCCGGCATGGACGAGATGAAGTACGACATGTGCGGCGCCGCCAGCGTGCTCGGCACCTTCCGCGCACTGCTGGAACTGCAGTTGCCCATCAACGTCGTCGGCCTGCTGGCCTGCGCCGAGAACATGCCCAGCGGTCGCGCCACCCGCCCCGGCGACATCGTCACCACCATGAGCGGCCAGACCGTTGAAATCCTCAACACCGACGCCGAAGGCCGCCTGGTGCTGTGCGACACCCTGACCTACGCCGAACGCTTCAAGCCCCAGGCGGTGATCGACATCGCCACCCTGACCGGCGCCTGCATCGTCGCCCTCGGATCCAACACCTCCGGCCTGATGGGCAACGATGACGCCCTCGTGAAGCAGATCCTCAAGGCCGGCGAGTACTCGGACGACCGCGCCTGGCAACTGCCGCTGTTCGACGAGTACCAGGAACAGCTGGACAGCCCCTTCGCCGACATCGCCAACATCGGCGGGCCGAAGGCCGGCACCATCACCGCCGGTTGCTTCCTGTCGCGCTTCGCCAAGAAATTCCACTGGGCGCACCTGGACATCGCCGGCACCGCCTGGGTCAGCGGCGGCAAGGAGAAAGGCGCCACCGGTCGACCGGTCCCCCTCCTGACCCAGTACCTGCTGGACCGCAGCCAGTGA
- the lptF gene encoding LPS export ABC transporter permease LptF — protein MIVFRYLSREVLVTLSAVSAVLLVIIMSGRFIKYLAQAAQGVLDPGVLFMIMGFRIPGFLQLILPLGLFLGFLLAYGRLYLESEMTVLSATGMSQQRLMVYSLAPATLVALLVAWLSLGLAPQGVAQVARILNEQDALTEFDTLVPGRFQAMKGGGRVTYTESLSADRSALGGVFISEKRVSRQDGTDRGIGVLVAEKGHQQIQPDGSRYLILKNGYRYDGNPGKADYRIIQYETYGVLLPKPEISAEIGEREAVPTSELIGSADPRYQAELQWRLSIPLLVFVVALLAVPLSRVNPRQGRFLKLLPAILLYMAYLALLIAARGQLDKGRIPMALGLWWVHGLFLIIGLLLLYWEPLRLKWAARRDAREVAHG, from the coding sequence TTGATTGTCTTCCGTTATCTCTCCCGCGAGGTCCTGGTTACCTTGAGTGCGGTCAGTGCCGTGCTGCTGGTAATCATCATGAGCGGCCGTTTCATCAAGTACCTGGCCCAGGCCGCGCAGGGTGTCCTGGACCCGGGCGTGCTGTTCATGATCATGGGATTCCGGATTCCAGGCTTCCTGCAGTTGATCCTGCCGCTCGGCTTGTTCCTCGGCTTCCTGCTGGCCTACGGCCGGCTCTACCTGGAAAGCGAGATGACGGTTCTCAGCGCCACCGGCATGAGCCAGCAGCGCCTCATGGTCTACAGCCTGGCGCCTGCCACCCTGGTCGCTCTGCTGGTGGCCTGGCTGAGCCTGGGGCTGGCGCCCCAGGGTGTGGCCCAGGTGGCGCGCATCCTCAACGAGCAGGACGCCCTCACCGAGTTCGATACCCTGGTTCCCGGCCGCTTCCAGGCCATGAAGGGGGGGGGTCGCGTCACCTACACCGAGTCGCTTTCCGCTGACCGCAGCGCGCTGGGAGGTGTCTTCATTTCCGAGAAGCGCGTGTCACGCCAGGATGGCACCGATCGCGGCATCGGAGTGCTGGTCGCGGAGAAGGGGCATCAGCAGATCCAGCCAGACGGCAGCCGTTACCTGATCCTCAAGAATGGCTACCGCTACGACGGCAACCCCGGTAAGGCGGACTACCGCATCATCCAATACGAGACCTATGGCGTGCTGTTGCCCAAGCCCGAGATCAGCGCCGAGATCGGCGAGCGCGAAGCCGTGCCGACATCCGAGTTGATCGGCAGTGCCGACCCGCGCTACCAGGCCGAGTTGCAGTGGCGCTTGTCCATACCGCTGCTGGTGTTCGTGGTCGCCTTGCTGGCGGTGCCGTTGTCCAGGGTCAACCCGCGCCAGGGGCGCTTCCTCAAGCTGCTGCCTGCGATCCTGCTCTACATGGCCTACCTGGCCCTGCTGATCGCGGCGCGCGGGCAGTTGGACAAGGGGCGCATTCCCATGGCCCTGGGGCTGTGGTGGGTGCATGGGCTGTTCCTGATCATCGGCCTGCTGTTGTTGTACTGGGAGCCGCTACGACTGAAGTGGGCGGCTCGTCGTGATGCACGTGAGGTGGCCCATGGTTAG